The following are from one region of the Paenalkalicoccus suaedae genome:
- a CDS encoding alpha-glucosidase, translating to MRTWWKEAVGYQVYPRSFQDSNGDGFGDLQGMISRLDYLQELGIDFIWICPMYKSPLDDNGYDISDYKDILEDFGTMEDFNQLLDEVHNRGMKLIIDLVLNHTSDEHPWFIESKSSKDNPKRDWYIWKDAKNGKEPNNWESIFGGSAWKYDETTDQYFLHVFSERQPDLNWENKEVREELYDTVNWWLDKGVDGFRIDAISHIKKRPGFPDMPNPKKERYVSSFDMHMNQEGIHEFLGEFAEKTYQKYPHAMSVGEANGVGVDEAHLWVGEQGKMDMVFQFEHLDLWDHKSGEGVDVVNLKKVLSRWQNALDKDGWNALFIENHDKARVVSSWGDDEDYWRESATSLAAMYFLMKGTPYIYQGQEIGMTNIYFDKIDDYNDVAAKNLYRETTSNGGSATAVLEDLAQTSRDNSRTPMQWSDEPQAGFTSGTPWLKVNPNYKELNVEAQQQDPDSILAFYKELIRLRKAEDVFVYGTYDVLMEEDPQVYSYTRELDGTKAVIITNLTSRPATWVTEKHIQLESENLILSNYDVADHDHLTTFELRPFEARVYLVK from the coding sequence ATGCGCACATGGTGGAAAGAAGCCGTTGGTTATCAAGTATATCCAAGAAGCTTTCAAGATAGTAATGGGGATGGATTTGGCGATCTTCAAGGAATGATCAGCCGTTTAGATTATTTACAAGAGCTAGGCATTGATTTTATTTGGATTTGTCCGATGTATAAGTCGCCACTAGATGATAATGGCTACGACATCTCTGACTACAAGGATATTTTAGAGGACTTCGGTACGATGGAAGACTTTAATCAGCTGTTAGACGAGGTGCACAATCGTGGGATGAAGCTCATTATTGACCTTGTGTTAAATCACACGAGCGATGAGCATCCTTGGTTTATCGAATCAAAGTCTTCTAAGGATAATCCGAAGCGTGACTGGTATATTTGGAAGGACGCAAAGAATGGTAAAGAGCCAAATAACTGGGAAAGTATTTTTGGTGGATCTGCGTGGAAATACGATGAGACAACTGATCAGTACTTCCTCCACGTCTTTTCAGAGAGACAGCCAGATCTTAACTGGGAGAACAAAGAGGTTCGTGAAGAGCTCTATGATACGGTAAATTGGTGGTTAGATAAAGGTGTCGATGGTTTTAGAATCGATGCAATTAGCCATATCAAAAAGCGTCCTGGCTTCCCAGATATGCCGAATCCTAAAAAGGAGCGCTACGTTTCCTCTTTCGATATGCATATGAACCAAGAAGGCATCCATGAATTCTTGGGTGAATTTGCCGAAAAGACGTATCAAAAGTACCCGCACGCAATGAGTGTTGGAGAAGCAAACGGAGTCGGTGTGGATGAAGCGCACCTATGGGTTGGCGAGCAAGGTAAAATGGATATGGTCTTTCAGTTTGAACACTTAGATTTATGGGATCACAAGTCTGGAGAAGGTGTGGACGTGGTTAACCTTAAGAAGGTGCTATCCCGTTGGCAAAACGCTTTAGATAAAGATGGATGGAATGCCCTCTTCATCGAAAATCACGATAAAGCACGCGTCGTGTCTTCTTGGGGAGATGACGAAGACTATTGGCGTGAAAGCGCGACGTCACTTGCTGCAATGTACTTCCTCATGAAGGGGACTCCTTATATTTATCAAGGTCAGGAAATTGGAATGACGAATATTTATTTTGATAAAATTGATGACTATAACGATGTAGCAGCGAAGAATTTATATCGCGAAACGACAAGTAACGGAGGTTCTGCTACTGCTGTTCTTGAAGACTTAGCACAAACTTCTCGTGACAATAGCCGTACTCCAATGCAGTGGTCAGATGAGCCTCAGGCTGGTTTTACCTCAGGCACACCTTGGCTTAAAGTGAATCCAAACTATAAGGAGCTTAACGTCGAAGCGCAGCAGCAGGATCCTGATTCTATTTTAGCGTTTTATAAAGAGCTGATTCGCCTTCGTAAAGCTGAAGATGTCTTCGTTTATGGAACGTATGACGTACTGATGGAAGAAGATCCACAGGTTTACAGCTATACGCGAGAACTGGATGGTACTAAGGCCGTTATTATCACGAATTTAACCTCAAGACCAGCGACTTGGGTAACAGAAAAACATATTCAGCTCGAATCAGAGAATTTAATTTTATCTAACTATGATGTGGCTGATCATGATCATTTAACAACGTTTGAGCTTCGTCCATTTGAAGCAAGAGTGTATCTAGTGAAGTAA
- a CDS encoding sensor domain-containing protein has product MDKESLDYREMLTERNIESFFSQHINLFSVLDDKGFIKAVNPRWQKTLGLSQTELVGSRIHNHIHPEDIEKTISSISLLKETGEYRNFINRIRSKDGEYQYIEWQSSFDGELYYCSGVDVTQRILLEAEISRKEAFVKDIVSQVPGGIYQLRRFEDGTITIPFHSEGFLTFFHVTSEEIDNDPTIFFTKIYPDDLAMVFESVKRSAITMEIWRLEFRIYAADGELRWVRGRSKPSLLKDNSIVWDGHIYDVTEEKKQELQLREHEEKIRGLFSQAPGMLFQYDLEPDGSSCFSLASNGIWDLIQVTPWEAKYEVKKVFERVHKNDANRVSVTMNESAMNGTIWTEELRIYHPTKGVRWVRGNAKPSKLQDGTLRYYGYVYDITELKMKESEIAEQEHYIHEISRRVPGVLYQFRYTEEKGYYFHTATGGISELLGKELSHQEIQKLSLTDYIHPEDIEHICHALHHSEKTMTTFQESCRFISFQGEVKWVRANSSPVRLENGDIVWSGYLHDITVEKKQELALQESEKRYRNLAKRMETMANQDPLTSLPNRRFLEKHLAELRQDKDLIKRKIGILYLDLDDFKTVNDRFGHECGDQLLRRVATILKTTVGQTDKVFRMAGDEFLVVLENIENECNLENMLHRLIRAFNVPLEVEDRHILVGASIGAVLYPDHGEELEALLSKADRAMYHMKRSSKAGYTIFKHDLE; this is encoded by the coding sequence ATGGATAAAGAGTCACTTGATTATCGAGAGATGCTAACAGAAAGAAATATTGAGTCATTTTTTTCTCAACATATTAACTTGTTTAGTGTGCTTGATGACAAAGGATTTATTAAAGCAGTAAATCCAAGGTGGCAAAAAACGTTGGGACTCTCACAGACGGAGCTCGTTGGTAGTCGTATCCATAATCATATTCATCCAGAAGACATCGAGAAAACCATAAGTTCTATTAGTTTACTCAAGGAAACAGGGGAGTATCGTAATTTTATTAATCGTATTCGTTCCAAGGATGGTGAATACCAGTATATTGAATGGCAGTCTTCCTTTGACGGTGAGCTTTACTACTGCTCTGGTGTTGATGTCACTCAACGAATACTTCTTGAGGCGGAAATTAGTAGGAAAGAAGCCTTTGTTAAAGATATTGTGTCTCAAGTACCTGGAGGTATTTATCAGCTTCGGCGCTTTGAAGATGGTACGATAACCATTCCTTTTCACTCAGAGGGCTTTCTTACTTTCTTTCATGTAACAAGCGAGGAGATAGACAACGATCCTACTATCTTTTTCACTAAAATATATCCGGACGACCTAGCGATGGTATTCGAATCGGTAAAACGATCTGCTATTACGATGGAAATTTGGCGATTAGAATTTCGAATCTATGCTGCCGATGGAGAGCTACGGTGGGTGCGAGGACGCTCTAAGCCTTCTTTGTTAAAGGATAACAGTATTGTTTGGGATGGTCATATTTATGATGTCACAGAGGAAAAAAAGCAGGAGCTTCAGTTAAGAGAACATGAGGAAAAAATTCGCGGCTTATTCTCGCAGGCTCCTGGAATGCTATTTCAATATGACTTAGAGCCTGACGGTTCAAGCTGTTTTAGTTTAGCATCGAATGGCATTTGGGATCTTATTCAAGTAACTCCTTGGGAAGCGAAGTATGAAGTGAAGAAAGTTTTTGAAAGAGTCCATAAAAATGATGCTAACAGGGTTTCTGTTACAATGAATGAATCAGCTATGAACGGAACAATCTGGACAGAAGAGCTACGTATTTATCATCCTACAAAAGGAGTTCGTTGGGTTAGAGGTAATGCAAAGCCGAGCAAATTACAGGATGGAACGTTACGTTATTACGGATATGTATATGATATTACAGAGCTAAAAATGAAAGAATCAGAGATTGCCGAGCAAGAGCATTACATTCATGAAATTTCGCGGCGTGTGCCGGGTGTTCTTTATCAGTTTAGATACACAGAGGAAAAAGGCTATTATTTTCACACTGCAACGGGTGGAATTAGTGAATTATTGGGCAAGGAGCTCTCTCATCAGGAGATACAAAAATTATCTTTAACTGACTATATTCATCCTGAGGATATCGAGCACATTTGCCATGCACTTCACCATTCAGAGAAGACGATGACAACCTTCCAGGAGAGCTGTCGATTTATTAGCTTTCAAGGAGAGGTCAAGTGGGTTCGAGCTAACTCATCTCCAGTGAGGTTAGAGAACGGAGATATCGTTTGGAGCGGATATTTACATGACATCACGGTCGAGAAGAAACAAGAGCTCGCGCTTCAAGAGAGTGAAAAGCGGTATCGAAATCTTGCGAAGCGTATGGAAACGATGGCTAATCAAGATCCACTTACATCCCTTCCGAACAGGCGCTTCTTAGAGAAGCACTTAGCGGAGTTGCGCCAGGATAAAGATCTGATCAAACGTAAAATTGGTATTTTATATTTAGATTTAGATGACTTTAAAACGGTTAATGACCGCTTTGGTCATGAGTGCGGTGATCAGCTTTTAAGACGCGTAGCAACCATTCTTAAGACTACTGTCGGACAAACGGACAAAGTCTTCCGCATGGCTGGGGATGAGTTCCTTGTTGTTTTAGAAAATATTGAGAATGAATGTAACTTAGAGAACATGCTTCATCGGCTGATCCGAGCCTTCAATGTTCCTTTAGAAGTAGAGGACAGACATATATTAGTAGGAGCTTCCATAGGAGCAGTTCTTTATCCTGATCATGGGGAAGAGCTCGAAGCATTATTAAGTAAAGCAGATCGCGCGATGTATCACATGAAGCGATCATCAAAAGCAGGTTATACTATATTTAAACATGATTTAGAATAG